One genomic window of Chrysiogenes arsenatis DSM 11915 includes the following:
- the aroB gene encoding 3-dehydroquinate synthase, protein MKLHIPLTTTEDRSYAIDIANQFAIPETMLQGRRLFIVSNAKVWQLWGDALCANVHQQPYHLYLMEDGEQFKSATTWIAIQEWLLAEGANRKSLLLALGGGVVGDLTGFVASTFMRGIDFIQIPTTLLSQVDSSVGGKTAINLPGGKNMVGTFYQPRLVAINTTTLSTLDPRDYAAGLAEVVKYGFAMDSALFEYLENRVTAIMERDQVTLAHIIAWCCRIKSEIVAQDEKEGGLRAILNFGHTFGHVIEKEGHYCDHNHGEAVAIGMVLAARLAEKVLSLPASATERLIRLLEQFTLPTTTTLTQETLDAGVASDKKSADTTITFVLTPSIGQAVLTPFSLPFRLKEISA, encoded by the coding sequence ATGAAACTGCATATCCCCCTTACCACGACCGAGGATCGCAGTTACGCCATCGACATTGCCAATCAATTTGCCATCCCTGAAACCATGCTGCAAGGTCGCCGTCTTTTCATCGTGAGCAACGCCAAAGTATGGCAACTCTGGGGTGATGCGCTCTGTGCAAACGTACACCAGCAACCATATCACCTTTATCTTATGGAAGATGGCGAACAGTTCAAAAGTGCAACCACGTGGATTGCCATCCAAGAATGGTTACTTGCAGAAGGTGCCAATCGCAAATCGCTCCTCCTAGCGCTGGGCGGTGGCGTCGTTGGTGATCTGACCGGATTCGTCGCCTCCACCTTCATGCGTGGCATTGACTTTATTCAAATCCCCACCACCTTGCTCAGTCAGGTCGACTCGAGTGTTGGCGGCAAAACCGCCATCAATCTTCCTGGTGGTAAAAACATGGTGGGAACCTTTTATCAGCCACGCCTCGTCGCCATCAACACCACGACACTCAGCACACTCGACCCACGCGACTATGCGGCGGGGCTTGCGGAAGTGGTCAAATATGGTTTTGCGATGGATAGTGCGCTTTTTGAATATCTTGAAAATCGAGTCACCGCCATTATGGAACGCGATCAAGTGACCCTCGCACATATCATCGCGTGGTGCTGCCGCATTAAATCGGAGATTGTTGCACAGGATGAAAAAGAAGGCGGTCTGCGCGCTATCCTCAATTTCGGACATACTTTTGGGCATGTCATCGAAAAAGAAGGTCATTACTGCGACCACAATCACGGCGAAGCGGTTGCGATCGGCATGGTGCTTGCCGCACGATTAGCGGAAAAAGTTCTCTCCCTTCCAGCGTCAGCAACGGAGCGATTGATACGACTCCTTGAGCAATTCACCCTGCCGACAACAACAACACTGACTCAAGAGACACTTGATGCGGGAGTAGCCTCGGACAAAAAAAGCGCCGATACGACTATTACCTTCGTCCTTACCCCATCGATTGGCCAAGCCGTCCTCACCCCATTTTCGCTCCCTTTTCGCCTGAAGGAGATCTCTGCGTGA
- a CDS encoding LptF/LptG family permease: MKIYQRYVLREFALFFLAAFVSLAIILTLNSVLKLSSELLGKGISLFDILAILLYTFPQTIFIALPIAALIGAAAMAGVLGRNNELTVLMASGISRMQLMAVVGAVAGGLAIFGIVNNHYLIPQGAERMGRTVNAAVANLSYESLTPGVFRSVGDAVLYCSRVDREGLHDILVATPSVTISARLGQLVRTPQGTSLLLFDGSVLDSRQGTDYIRFSRHEFPLRIEGIGLNRSHHTITSVELRQREDSGAVLQFHKRTTFALATLFFGVLGFLIGTPRMRSAKSSGVLVGIGVVVIFHLLRSLSTSLAKGGTLPLWCGEWVPLIVLAGVTVGTGILAARR; this comes from the coding sequence ATGAAGATTTATCAGCGCTATGTGTTGCGCGAATTTGCCCTCTTTTTTCTGGCCGCGTTTGTATCACTTGCCATCATTTTGACGCTGAATAGCGTGCTCAAACTCTCCAGTGAGTTGTTGGGAAAAGGGATATCGCTTTTCGATATCCTTGCGATCCTTCTCTACACGTTTCCGCAAACAATTTTCATTGCGTTGCCGATTGCGGCACTTATCGGCGCAGCCGCGATGGCTGGCGTACTGGGACGCAATAATGAGCTGACCGTACTAATGGCGAGTGGCATTTCGCGTATGCAGTTGATGGCGGTGGTTGGTGCAGTGGCTGGTGGGTTGGCAATTTTTGGCATCGTGAATAATCATTATTTGATTCCGCAAGGCGCTGAGCGAATGGGGCGAACGGTTAACGCCGCTGTCGCGAATCTGTCGTATGAATCGCTGACGCCGGGGGTTTTTCGTTCTGTCGGGGATGCGGTTCTCTATTGTAGTCGTGTGGATCGTGAAGGGCTGCACGATATTTTAGTGGCGACGCCGTCGGTCACAATCAGTGCCCGTCTTGGTCAATTAGTGCGCACGCCACAGGGGACATCATTGTTACTGTTCGATGGGAGCGTGCTCGATAGTCGCCAAGGAACTGACTATATCCGCTTTTCTCGTCATGAGTTCCCTTTACGTATTGAAGGTATTGGTTTGAATCGTTCGCACCATACCATCACCAGTGTTGAACTACGCCAACGTGAAGATAGTGGTGCGGTGCTGCAGTTTCATAAGCGGACGACGTTTGCGCTCGCGACCTTGTTCTTTGGTGTGCTGGGGTTCCTGATCGGAACGCCGCGCATGCGCAGTGCGAAGAGTAGTGGCGTGCTCGTGGGCATTGGTGTTGTGGTGATTTTTCACTTACTCCGTTCGCTCTCGACTTCGCTGGCAAAAGGTGGAACGCTGCCGCTCTGGTGTGGCGAATGGGTGCCACTCATCGTTTTGGCTGGTGTCACGGTTGGCACGGGCATTCTTGCGGCGCGGAGGTAA
- a CDS encoding shikimate kinase gives MSKDHIILTGFMGSGKTSVGQLLAHKLNLPFVDLDHLIEQDEGRSIREIFQTQGEETFRKLESKAIHKALAEPRSVIATGGGALMIEENTRLLKQRGQMVYLQAEPETLWERVQWNDDRPLLEKHSTLEAFSSLLQSRIPNYKQSHFIIDVDHLTLEEVALCIMELVAE, from the coding sequence ATGAGCAAAGATCACATTATCTTGACAGGATTTATGGGGAGCGGAAAAACCAGTGTCGGACAGCTCCTTGCCCACAAGCTCAACCTGCCATTTGTCGACCTCGACCACCTGATAGAACAGGACGAAGGGCGCAGTATTCGCGAAATATTCCAAACACAGGGCGAAGAAACCTTTCGTAAGCTCGAAAGCAAGGCGATTCATAAAGCGCTTGCCGAGCCCCGTTCGGTCATCGCCACGGGCGGCGGCGCACTGATGATTGAAGAAAACACTCGCTTGCTGAAGCAACGAGGGCAAATGGTCTATCTACAAGCAGAACCAGAAACGCTTTGGGAGCGGGTGCAGTGGAACGACGACCGCCCATTACTCGAAAAGCATTCGACGCTGGAAGCATTTTCCTCGCTTTTGCAAAGTCGCATCCCCAACTACAAACAAAGTCACTTCATCATTGATGTCGACCACCTGACACTCGAAGAAGTGGCGCTGTGCATTATGGAGTTGGTCGCCGAATGA
- the aroC gene encoding chorismate synthase: MRYLTAGESHGKGLFAMIEGFPAGLTVEAATINEQLKRRQMGYGRGGRMKIESDTVDFLSGIRWGKTLGSPITLAVWNNDHKNWTEMMHASAEHKQPDRAVTRPRPGHADLGGCLKRNLRDVRDVLERSSARETAARVAFGALCKTFLATFGITVQSYLIRLGELECPKNGADVAAEEINAIADQSIVRFLDSSYDEAAREYVDKTRAAGDTLGGIFEVIIHGVPAGIGDYAFYDRKLDAKLAQNLMSLQAVKGVEVGMGFGVAAVPGSQVHDAITYEDGQFTRTTNRAGGIEGGMSNGMPIVVRVAKKPIPTLYNPLPSVDIETKMPFKATIERSDVTAVPAASIIGEAICAIVITELMLEKFGGDSMSEIQRNYAGYCEQIRTF; encoded by the coding sequence ATGCGTTATTTGACTGCCGGCGAATCACACGGCAAAGGATTATTTGCCATGATCGAAGGTTTTCCCGCCGGACTCACGGTAGAAGCAGCAACGATCAATGAACAACTCAAACGTCGCCAAATGGGCTATGGCCGTGGCGGACGGATGAAAATAGAATCCGATACGGTCGATTTCCTTTCCGGCATTCGCTGGGGGAAAACCCTTGGTTCGCCCATTACCTTAGCCGTATGGAATAACGACCATAAAAACTGGACGGAAATGATGCATGCCAGCGCGGAGCACAAACAACCGGATCGCGCTGTGACGCGCCCACGCCCCGGCCATGCGGATCTTGGCGGATGCCTGAAACGTAACTTGCGCGACGTGCGCGACGTTTTGGAACGTTCCAGCGCGCGCGAAACGGCAGCGCGCGTGGCCTTTGGCGCGCTGTGCAAAACGTTTCTGGCAACCTTTGGCATCACCGTGCAAAGCTATCTCATCCGTTTAGGCGAACTGGAATGCCCGAAAAACGGCGCCGACGTGGCGGCAGAGGAGATCAACGCGATTGCCGACCAGAGTATTGTCCGTTTTCTTGATAGTAGTTATGACGAAGCAGCGCGCGAATACGTCGATAAAACTCGTGCTGCCGGCGATACCCTCGGCGGAATTTTTGAAGTCATTATTCATGGCGTCCCAGCGGGGATTGGTGATTACGCCTTCTACGACCGCAAACTTGATGCCAAACTCGCACAAAACTTAATGAGTTTACAAGCGGTCAAAGGGGTAGAAGTTGGCATGGGATTTGGCGTTGCCGCCGTCCCCGGCTCCCAAGTACACGACGCCATTACCTATGAAGATGGGCAGTTTACCCGCACCACGAATCGTGCGGGCGGCATTGAAGGCGGGATGAGCAACGGTATGCCGATTGTCGTCCGCGTCGCCAAAAAGCCGATCCCAACGCTCTACAACCCACTGCCCAGCGTCGATATCGAAACCAAAATGCCTTTTAAAGCGACGATTGAACGCTCCGACGTCACCGCCGTTCCCGCCGCTTCCATTATTGGCGAAGCGATTTGTGCTATTGTCATCACCGAACTGATGCTCGAAAAATTCGGCGGCGACAGCATGAGTGAAATTCAAAGAAATTATGCCGGATACTGTGAACAAATACGCACATTCTAA